In a genomic window of Rhinolophus ferrumequinum isolate MPI-CBG mRhiFer1 chromosome 2, mRhiFer1_v1.p, whole genome shotgun sequence:
- the LXN gene encoding latexin translates to MEIPPTHYPASRAASVAENCINYQQGTPHKVFLVQTVTQASMEDIQGRGHKYHLKFSVEEIIQKQVTVNCTAEVLYPPMGEDAAPEVNFTFEGEIGKNPDEEDNTFYQRLKSMKEPLEAQNIPDSFGNIAPEMKPVRHLAWVACGYIIWQNSTENTWYKMVKIQTVKQVQRNDDFIELDYTILLHDIASQEIIPWQMQVLWHPQYGTKVKHNSRLPKEAQLE, encoded by the exons ATGGAAATCCCGCCGACACACTACCCAGCCTCCAGAGCGGCCTCAGTGGCAGAGAACTGCATCAACTACCAGCAGGGGACCCCCCACAAGGTGTTTTTGGTACAGACAGTCACGCAAGCCAGCATGGAG gATATTCAAGGAAGAGGACATAAGTATCATCTTAAATTTTCTGTGGAAGAAATTATCCAAAAA CAAGTGACAGTGAACTGCACAGCTGAAGTACTTTACCCTCCAATGGGAGAAGATGCTGCACCAGAAGTCAACTTCACATTTGAAGGAGAAATTGGAAAGAACCCAGATGAAGAAGATAACACATTTTATCAAAGACTCAAGTCCATGAAGGAACCACTAGAAGCACAAAATATTCCAG ACAGTTTTGGAAATATAGCTCCAGAAATGAAGCCAGTTCGACATTTAGCCTGGGTTGCCTGTGGTTATATAATATGGCAGAATTCTACTGAAAACACATggtataaaatggtaaaaattcaaACTGTCAAGCAAGTG caaaGAAATGATGACTTCATTGAATTAGACTACACGATTCTACTTCATGACATTGCATCTCAG GAGATTATTCCTTGGCAAATGCAAGTTCTGTGGCATCCACAATATGGTACTAAAGTAAAACATAACAGTCGTCTGCCAAAGGAGGCACAACTGGAATGA